The region CTTCATTAGTTGATAACAAAATATCTTCGCTGTCTGGAATAATCCCCAACAAATCTAAAGCAAGTGCATCTTTTATGTCATTTGCGGAAAGCATCTCATTTTTCTTTACAAGTTTTGGTTTAATTCTGTTTACAATCAAGGAAATATTATCTTCAGTGTAACCTTGATTTTCAAGAAGCCCTACTACTCTATCAGCATCACTTATAGCGGTTAAATCTGGCGTTGTAACAACTATAGCATGCTGGGCAGCTACAACAGCATTTTTGAATCCTCTTTCTATCCCTGCAGGTGAATCAATAAAAATATAATGAAAATGCTTAGAAAGTTTTGTAACAATATTAACCATATCTTCTGGAGATATCATATCCTTATTTGCAACTTGAGAGGAAGGTAATAAAAAGAGATTTTTTAGCTGTTTATGTTTAACCAACACATCCATAACAGCTTTATTTCCATTTATCACATCAATTATTGTGTATACTACTCGATTTTCTAAACCTAATACAATGTCTAGATTTTTCAAGCCAATATCAGCATCAATTAAGCAAACGTTGTATCCTTTTTTTGCTAAAGACGCCCCTAAATTAGCTACTATCGTTGTTTTTCCGACTCCGCCTTTACCAGATGTAATGACAAACACTTTTGAGTTTTCCATCTCAACCCCTCCGCTTCAAACGCCTTATAGAATAATCCCGCCCTTTATAACGCTCCCGTTGATTTTTATGAATTACAATCTTTATAAAATATTAAATTTAACTTAAAAATACATAAGACCTTAGACTTATTATACTACAAAAATAATTAAAAATATAAAAAATACCTGTTTTTTGATAATACATAAAAAAAAATCGGGGAAACCCCCGATTCATTATTAAAGATGTTCAGTATCCTATCTATTATTCTTCTATACTAATAGCTTCAGTTGGGCAAGCATCAATTGCATCTTGAACGCAAGGTTCATTACTTTGTTCATCAATTACTTCGGCTTTCCCATCATCTGCCATTTGAAACACATCTGGGCACAAACTTTCGCAAATCCCATCTCCTATACATGCTTCTTTATCAATTATTATTTTCACCTACCGCACCTCCTAATGAGTTTAGTATACTTTTTAAATAATACACCCTTTATTAATCACACTACTAAAAATTATTTTATGTTCTTTAATAAGACGAATTATAAACTCATTTACAATACATCGGATCGGCCAATAACAAATTATTTAAATCTTACAATTATTATTATACCATAATTTTTCAAATTAAGTTTAAAAAATAGCTTAAAAAATTTTTATATCATAATTTTATTAACTTCTTCGACTATCCTATCAATAATATTAATTCCTACTCTTTCTTGAGCTTCCTTAGTAGATGCTCCAATATGAGGTGTAACAACTACGTTAGGAAGAGAAAATAGTTCTTTATAAAAATCGCTAACTGGAGGTTCTTCTTCGAAAACATCTAAACCTAATCCAAATATTTTACCATCTTTTAAGTACTTTAATGCAGCTTTTTCGTCTAAAACGCCACCTCTTGCTGCATTGATAATTATTACATTATCTTTCATTAATTTTATTTCCTTTTCACCAATCACATGAAAAGTTTTCTCATTTTTTGGAAGATTCAAGGAAATAATATCAGATTGTTTTAGTAGATCTTCAAATGAAACTTGCTTAACTTTATATTTATTTTGTTCCTCTGCGGTAAGATTAATAATGTCATAAACTAGAGTTGTGGTATTAAAGCCTGTTAATAATTTTGCTAAATTTGTTCCAACATATCCAAAGCCAATTATCCCAAATGTTTTTCCAGACAACTCCAAACCCTCAAGTTCCTTTTTTTCCCATCTTCCTTCCTTGAGTCCTATTGATGCCCTAGTGATATTTCGATAAATATCTATAACCATTCCTATTACTAACTCAGCAACAGAAAGAGCATTTTGACCTGGGGTATTTAATACTTTTATGTTTTTGACTTTAGCTGCTTCAAGGTCTATATTATCCAAACCCATTCCAGCTCTTCCTATAATCTTTAGTTTAGGTGAACTATCGATAATTTCCTTGGTAACTTTTGTTGCGCTTCGAACAATTAATACATCTACATCCTTCATTTTTTCTTTCAATTTGTCTTTATCAAAGTGTTCAGAAGTTATGGTGGCATTAGGTAATTCTTCTTTAAGTTTCTGCAATGCGATCTCATCTAACGGATCGTTTATATGAATTTTCACTGCACATCACACTCCTTCATTAACAAAAACTTCTTCAGCTGCTTTTACTCCTTTGCCCAACTCAACTTTGAAACCAAATTTATTTAAACTCATCTCTAATGCACTAATTGCTATTATAATATCAAATTTAGACATATATCCTAAATGTGCTATCCTAATAATTTTTCCTTTGAGTTGAGACTGACCTCCGGTAAATACTATTCCCCAATCATCTCTCAAAAATTTTATTAGTTTTCCTGCATCTACTCCCGCTGGAACTTTTATTGCAGTTACAGCATTTGATGGCTTTTCTGCGAAAAGTTCTAAATTTAAGGCCTTAACTCCGGCTCTTGTTGCTTCACTCATTATTCTATGTCTTTCCCAAACGTTTTCAATACCCTCTTCTTTTAACATATTCGTAGACTTAACTAGCTGGTAAATCAGATTAACAGGTGGAGTAAATGGGGAATCTGGATAATTCTTTTTGTATGATCTAATATCAAAATAATATCTGGCATTTTCACTTTTTTCAACAATTTTCATAGCCTTATCACTCAAGGCTATCATTGCCAATCCTGGAGGCATCATAAAACCTTTTTGTACACCACATACTACAACATCAACATTCCATTCATCCATTTTTAGTGGCTCTGCTAATAATCCTGAAATCGCATCTACAACTAATACTGCGTCTGTTTTGTTTACAATTTCTGCAATTTCTTTGATAGGATTAACAACTCCTGTAGAAGTTTCGCAAAGAGTTGTAAAAACTGCCTTTGTATCCGGATTTTCTTCTAGTGCTTTTTTTATTTCTTCCGATCTAACGTACTTTCCCCATTCAACATCGAGCTCAATTAACTCTGCCCCGTAGGCTTTACATAGATCACACCATCTTTCACCAAACTTACCAGCGTTAACTGCAATCGCTTTATCTCCAGGAGATAATAAATTAGCAACTGCTGCTTCCATTGCTCCAGTACCTGATGATGCCATTGTGTAGACAAAGTTATCAGTCTGAAATAAGTACTTTAAATTTTCTAGTGCTTCGTTTTGAATATCAAGGTACTGTGGAGTTCTGTGATGAATAGTATCTTTTGCGCCTTCAAGTAAAATATCAATTGGTACAGGCGTTGGCCCCGGTGTCATTAGATAATTCTTTTTTAGCATTCTTGCCATGGATATCCCCTCCCTTGTTTTTGAATGCTAATAATATTTTAACTCTTGTAAAACAAATTTCTGCTTAAATTGTAAATAAAATGTGGAAAAATTAAAAAATAAAATAAAATGTGAAAATTTTCGTTTTCTGTATTTTGTTAGGTATTGTATCACAGTTTACAAAAATTAATATGGATAATTTTTGTCGACTTTGGATATTCTGCATAATAAAAGAAATATTTTGAAAGCAGATAATTTAATGTTATAATTAAGAATATAGCAGCAACTATTTGAAAGAGGGACCTTTAAAATGAATTCACTAACTTATGAAGACAAAATATTAAGTTTTTTAGGTTTGGCTGCAAAGTCAAACAGTATTGTTTTTGGTAAAGCTAACATCAAACATTATCTTAGTTGCCCCCAATTAAAGAGAAAATTAATTATTCTTGCACGTGATATCGGTAAAAGAGTCAAGTTAGAAACTATA is a window of Defluviitoga tunisiensis DNA encoding:
- the minD gene encoding septum site-determining protein MinD, translating into MENSKVFVITSGKGGVGKTTIVANLGASLAKKGYNVCLIDADIGLKNLDIVLGLENRVVYTIIDVINGNKAVMDVLVKHKQLKNLFLLPSSQVANKDMISPEDMVNIVTKLSKHFHYIFIDSPAGIERGFKNAVVAAQHAIVVTTPDLTAISDADRVVGLLENQGYTEDNISLIVNRIKPKLVKKNEMLSANDIKDALALDLLGIIPDSEDILLSTNEGNPLSISKGSNLHIVFDNISDRILGKNIPIEKDLSQLDHTPEGFLEFIKNLFRRRG
- a CDS encoding ferredoxin → MKIIIDKEACIGDGICESLCPDVFQMADDGKAEVIDEQSNEPCVQDAIDACPTEAISIEE
- a CDS encoding D-2-hydroxyacid dehydrogenase, translated to MKIHINDPLDEIALQKLKEELPNATITSEHFDKDKLKEKMKDVDVLIVRSATKVTKEIIDSSPKLKIIGRAGMGLDNIDLEAAKVKNIKVLNTPGQNALSVAELVIGMVIDIYRNITRASIGLKEGRWEKKELEGLELSGKTFGIIGFGYVGTNLAKLLTGFNTTTLVYDIINLTAEEQNKYKVKQVSFEDLLKQSDIISLNLPKNEKTFHVIGEKEIKLMKDNVIIINAARGGVLDEKAALKYLKDGKIFGLGLDVFEEEPPVSDFYKELFSLPNVVVTPHIGASTKEAQERVGINIIDRIVEEVNKIMI
- a CDS encoding pyridoxal-phosphate-dependent aminotransferase family protein, whose protein sequence is MARMLKKNYLMTPGPTPVPIDILLEGAKDTIHHRTPQYLDIQNEALENLKYLFQTDNFVYTMASSGTGAMEAAVANLLSPGDKAIAVNAGKFGERWCDLCKAYGAELIELDVEWGKYVRSEEIKKALEENPDTKAVFTTLCETSTGVVNPIKEIAEIVNKTDAVLVVDAISGLLAEPLKMDEWNVDVVVCGVQKGFMMPPGLAMIALSDKAMKIVEKSENARYYFDIRSYKKNYPDSPFTPPVNLIYQLVKSTNMLKEEGIENVWERHRIMSEATRAGVKALNLELFAEKPSNAVTAIKVPAGVDAGKLIKFLRDDWGIVFTGGQSQLKGKIIRIAHLGYMSKFDIIIAISALEMSLNKFGFKVELGKGVKAAEEVFVNEGV
- a CDS encoding L7Ae/L30e/S12e/Gadd45 family ribosomal protein — translated: MNSLTYEDKILSFLGLAAKSNSIVFGKANIKHYLSCPQLKRKLIILARDIGKRVKLETIQNCKNYNVPFIEINKTKSEISKAIGKVNISVIGITNESIIHGILDVVRENGGGL